In one Tripterygium wilfordii isolate XIE 37 chromosome 22, ASM1340144v1, whole genome shotgun sequence genomic region, the following are encoded:
- the LOC119990716 gene encoding transcription elongation factor 1 homolog translates to MGKRKSKAKPPPKKRMDKLDTVFSCPFCNHGTSVECKIDMKNLIGEALCSICQESFSTTVTALTEPIDIYSEWIDECERVNNVEDDGA, encoded by the exons ATGGGGAAAAGGAAATCAAAGGCGAAGCCACCACCTAAGAAGCGTATGGACAAGCTTGATACTGTCTTCAGTTGCCCCTTCTGCAACCATGGTACTAGTGTTGAATGTAAAAT TGATATGAAGAATTTGATTGGCGAGGCTCTATGCAGCATTTGCCAGGAGAGCTTTAGCACAACCGTCACAG CTTTAACTGAACCCATCGACAT ATATAGTGAATGGATTGATGAATGCGAGCGGGTTAACAACGTTGAAGACGATGGTGCTTAA